Below is a window of Candidatus Caldatribacterium sp. DNA.
GTTTGGAGACCCTTTGTCATCGGTACACCTCCTGGAACCTCTGGCGGAGCTTTCGGGCAAGGGAATTGAGAAGGAGGGTGAAGAGGAAGAGCAAAAGTCCGACGGCAAAAATCGTCTGGTACTCAAGGGTTCCCGCAGGAACATCCCCGAG
It encodes the following:
- a CDS encoding phosphate ABC transporter permease subunit PstC; translation: LGDVPAGTLEYQTIFAVGLLLFLFTLLLNSLARKLRQRFQEVYR